A region from the Cannabis sativa cultivar Pink pepper isolate KNU-18-1 chromosome 9, ASM2916894v1, whole genome shotgun sequence genome encodes:
- the LOC115722051 gene encoding receptor-like cytosolic serine/threonine-protein kinase RBK2 produces the protein MNPFQLFASAFGGFRFPVHNGSRDIAKAKQDQVGEVSSNYRTLKSAYSNSFSSQDLRSLDFEEAAEGEEEYEDSCVARGPEDCPTSLDFEEASSKASTSDSDDRASTHWRGFFGILKKGPHIRFQTFPPLKGVSKFTRRKSKRIREEMVPPLNPPTNASSLDAELSCFKSSWKNFSLSELQVATNNFSQGNLIGEGGYAEVYKGELEDGELVAVKRLTRGSQEEMTADFLSELGIIVHVDHPNIAKLIGYGVEGGMHLVLDLSPHGSLSSILYGPREKLDWGVRYKIVLGTAVGLLYLHEGCQRRIIHKDIKASNILLSEDFEPQISDFGLSKWLPDQWTHHIVSKFEGTFGYLPPEFFMHGIVDEKTDVYAYGVLLLELITGRQALDSSQKSLVMWAKPLLSKTSFKELVDPCLNEAYDVEQMSRIVLIASMCIHQSSANRPQMSQVVQILKGDEDSSEIVKLRQKSKMRRTYSEELFDAEEYNSTKYLSDVNKHMETVLGSSNDV, from the exons ATGAATCCTTTTCAGCTCTTTGCTTCTGCTTTTGGCGGATTTCGCTTTCCTGTGCA CAATGGCTCTCGTGACATTGCCAAAGCGAAGCAGGACCAGGTTGGAGAAGTTTCTTCCAACTACAGGACTCTAAAATCTGCCTACTCTAACTCCTTTTCAAGTCAAG ACTTGAGATCATTAGATTTTGAGGAGGCTGCAGAGGGAGAGGAAGAGTATGAGGATTCATGTGTGGCAAGAGGTCCCGAGGATTGTCCGACGAGCTTGGATTTCGAGGAAGCTTCTTCGAAAGCAAGCACTTCAGACTCAGATGACAGAGCTTCCACACATTGGCGTGGTTTCTTTGGAATACTTAAGAAAGGACCACACATTAGGTTCCAAACCTTCCCTCCTCTAAAGGGTGTCTCAAAATTCACAAGAAGAAAGAGCAAAAGAATTAGAGAGGAAATGGTCCCACCATTGAATCCTCCAACCAATGCTTCTTCTTTAGATGCTGAACTTAGCTGCTTCAAGTCTTCATGGAAGAACTTTTCCCTATCCGAGCTCCAAGTTGCAACCAACAACTTCAGCCAAG GGAATTTGATTGGTGAGGGAGGCTATGCTGAGGTTTACAAGGGGGAATTGGAAGATGGTGAACTCGTTGCGGTTAAACGTTTGACAAGAGGAAGCCAAGAAGAAATGACAGCAGATTTCTTGTCTGAGCTTGGGATTATAGTTCATGTTGATCACCCGAACATAGCCAAACTTATTGGATATGGGGTTGAAGGTGGAATGCACCTTGTTCTTGATTTGTCTCCACATGGGAGCCTTTCATCTATTCTTTATG GCCCAAGGGAGAAACTTGACTGGGGAGTCAGATACAAAATCGTTTTAGGCACAGCTGTAGGCCTTCTTTATCTCCATGAGGGTTGCCAAAGGAGAATTATTCATAAAGATATAAAGGCTTCTAACATCTTGCTTTCAGAGGATTTTGAACCTCAG ATATCAGATTTTGGGCTTTCAAAGTGGCTACCTGATCAATGGACTCATCATATTGTGTCGAAATTCGAAGGCACATTCGG TTACCTTCCTCCTGAATTCTTCATGCATGGTATAGTAGATGAAAAAACTGATGTCTATGCTTATGGAGTACTACTCTTAGAACTCATCACTGGACGCCAAGCTTTAGATAGCTCACAAAAAAGTCTTGTTATGTGG GCCAAACCTCTGCTCTCCAAGACAAGTTTCAAAGAGCTTGTTGATCCGTGCCTTAATGAAGCCTATGATGTCGAGCAAATGAGCCGCATAGTCTTGATTGCTTCGATGTGCATTCATCAATCTTCTGCCAACAGACCCCAAATGAgccaa GTTGTGCAGATTCTGAAAGGCGATGAGGACAGTTCGGAGATTGTAAAACTGCGACAAAAGTCTAAAATGCGGCGGACATATTCAGAAGAGCTTTTTGATGCAGAAGAGTACAATTCAACCAAGTATTTGAgtgatgttaataaacatatggAGACTGTTTTAGGCTCCTCTAATGATGTTTGA